One genomic segment of Mesoterricola silvestris includes these proteins:
- a CDS encoding serine/threonine-protein kinase: protein MPQPNARPDWYEKGKKDGRYVLGPLLGHGGMGDVVEAWDTILGRLVALKILTHAEPAAMVRFMHEAQLQAKIEHPNICRIYDIEAHEGVPRIAMQLVRGPTLEDATHDLELEEIVAIIAEVAGTLGEAHRRGLIHRDIKPGNILLEPLEGGGWKPVICDFGLALHVDASVLTLPDALTGTPAYMAPEQVRGNRRHIGPPTDVYALGGTLYFLLVGRPPCVSTVTQEMLKVKREQRFPAPRALEPTIPVALETLLLRCLAPAPADRYTTMEALADDLWAFLGRAPRRAARRWRSLAAAAAALGLLAGLGGLAWHRAGTRERAQEAFTRATQEAGNLLAGLHDERERPLHDIRGALARIRAAKIAVRGSGEPAWDLVRGTADFCLADLPAARTALGRAWSLGPAQPGTAYLLGLACARQWLDLEEEPSQRGQAAPEELRAQALAWFHKARGLSRDREEFAQALVSLMGHDLQGALAHCREAEKANPWMREAGALGSLCLTRLARTYLAGGDDAAAERTYREALRWAEDGARQAQSDGDLRHAALVAALGLADLARARGRLTRETVQDLRTRSDQALLIDPDAPTAQADWISTQCLAARHQADAGLDPKPTLDHALAFYWTRTQDPRPPALLAAKRMLNGLTTERDLMRQKTQPCFRPPGA, encoded by the coding sequence ATGCCCCAGCCCAACGCAAGGCCAGACTGGTACGAGAAGGGGAAGAAGGACGGCCGGTACGTCCTGGGCCCCCTGCTGGGCCACGGGGGCATGGGGGACGTGGTGGAAGCCTGGGACACGATCCTGGGGCGGCTGGTGGCCCTCAAGATCCTCACCCACGCCGAACCCGCGGCCATGGTGCGCTTCATGCACGAGGCCCAGCTCCAGGCCAAGATCGAGCACCCCAACATCTGCCGGATCTATGACATCGAGGCCCACGAAGGGGTGCCGCGCATCGCCATGCAACTGGTGCGCGGCCCCACGCTGGAGGACGCCACCCACGACCTGGAGCTCGAGGAGATCGTGGCCATCATCGCCGAGGTGGCCGGCACCCTGGGGGAGGCCCACCGCCGGGGCCTGATCCACCGGGACATCAAGCCGGGCAACATCCTCCTGGAGCCCTTGGAGGGCGGAGGGTGGAAACCCGTCATCTGCGATTTCGGACTGGCCCTGCACGTGGACGCCTCCGTGCTCACCCTGCCCGACGCCCTCACGGGAACCCCCGCCTACATGGCCCCGGAGCAGGTGCGGGGCAACCGCCGGCACATCGGGCCCCCCACGGACGTCTATGCCCTGGGGGGCACCCTCTACTTCCTCCTGGTGGGCCGGCCCCCCTGCGTGAGCACCGTCACCCAGGAGATGCTCAAGGTGAAGCGGGAGCAGCGCTTCCCCGCCCCCAGGGCCCTGGAGCCCACCATCCCGGTGGCCCTGGAGACCCTCCTCCTGCGCTGCCTGGCCCCGGCCCCCGCCGACCGCTACACCACCATGGAAGCCCTGGCGGACGACCTCTGGGCCTTCCTGGGCCGGGCCCCGCGCCGCGCCGCCCGGCGCTGGCGGAGCCTGGCCGCCGCCGCCGCGGCCCTGGGCCTCCTGGCGGGCCTGGGCGGCCTGGCCTGGCACCGGGCCGGCACCCGGGAACGCGCCCAGGAGGCCTTCACCCGCGCCACCCAGGAAGCCGGCAATCTCCTGGCCGGCCTGCACGATGAGCGCGAGCGGCCCCTCCACGACATCCGCGGCGCCCTGGCCCGCATCCGCGCCGCCAAGATCGCCGTGCGGGGATCCGGCGAACCCGCCTGGGACCTGGTGCGGGGGACCGCGGACTTCTGCCTGGCGGACCTCCCCGCGGCCCGCACGGCCCTGGGGAGGGCCTGGTCCCTGGGGCCGGCCCAGCCCGGCACCGCCTACCTCCTGGGCCTCGCCTGCGCCCGCCAGTGGCTGGATCTGGAGGAAGAACCGTCCCAGCGCGGCCAGGCCGCCCCGGAGGAACTGCGCGCCCAGGCCCTGGCCTGGTTCCACAAGGCCCGGGGGCTGAGCCGGGACCGGGAGGAATTCGCCCAGGCCCTGGTCTCCCTCATGGGCCATGACCTTCAGGGCGCCCTCGCCCACTGCCGGGAAGCCGAGAAGGCCAATCCCTGGATGCGGGAGGCCGGGGCCCTGGGTTCCCTCTGCCTCACCCGCCTGGCCCGCACCTACCTGGCGGGGGGGGATGACGCCGCCGCGGAACGCACCTACCGGGAGGCCCTCCGCTGGGCCGAGGACGGCGCGCGCCAGGCCCAGAGCGACGGGGACCTCCGCCATGCCGCCCTGGTGGCGGCCCTGGGCCTGGCGGACCTGGCCCGGGCCCGGGGCAGGCTCACCCGGGAGACCGTCCAGGACCTGAGGACCCGTTCCGACCAGGCCCTCCTCATCGACCCGGACGCCCCCACGGCCCAGGCGGACTGGATCTCCACCCAGTGCCTGGCGGCCCGCCACCAGGCCGACGCGGGCCTCGACCCCAAACCCACCCTGGACCACGCCCTGGCCTTCTACTGGACCCGCACCCAAGACCCACGCCCACCGGCCCTTCTGGCCGCCAAACGCATGCTTAACGGACTAACAACCGAGCGAGATCTCATGAGGCAGAAAACACAGCCTTGTTTCCGCCCCCCGGGAGCCTAG
- a CDS encoding sigma-54-dependent transcriptional regulator, whose translation MANPLRVLVVDDDPGMRDGMALSLKRAGFVTEQARSGEDALRMTRPGAFDAVVTDLRMTGMDGLQLTARLKALDTGLPVLLVTAFGSLDTAREAMRLGAFDYLSKPFSPDELVQAVRKAIRSEDRLKAEVPSEAPVILTQDPALAETLALARRAADSKATILIQAESGTGKELLAKLIHASSPRRKAAFVAINCAAIPENLLESELFGFEKGAFTGATSAKAGRFEQADGGTLVLDEIGELPLALQGKILRAIQERTVDRLGGSRPVAVDVRLIALTNRDLATEVKEGRFREDLYYRLNVIPLRLPPLRERTADLELLALHFAERYARENDRPTPHLAPSFREALTRHPWPGNIRELENAVQRCVVLNPSDLLTHKDLAWLLDPAQMEGLPEDPPEPPRESPFQRPLEEDLPDRPAPAGDFRIADPAEPLKGVPLGTLVALPLGIPLPELERFWLLSTLSALEGNRTHCSQKLDIALRTVRNKINEYRDAGYEIPLSGHGRED comes from the coding sequence ATGGCCAATCCTTTGAGAGTTCTCGTGGTGGATGACGATCCCGGCATGCGGGATGGCATGGCCCTGAGCCTCAAGCGCGCCGGCTTCGTCACCGAACAGGCCAGGAGCGGCGAGGACGCCCTGCGCATGACGCGCCCCGGGGCCTTCGACGCCGTGGTCACCGACCTGCGCATGACCGGCATGGACGGCCTCCAGCTCACCGCCCGCCTCAAGGCCCTGGACACGGGCCTCCCGGTGCTCCTTGTGACCGCCTTCGGCAGCCTGGACACGGCCCGGGAGGCCATGCGCCTGGGGGCCTTCGACTACCTTTCCAAGCCCTTCAGCCCCGACGAGCTGGTCCAGGCCGTGCGCAAGGCCATCCGCAGCGAGGACCGCCTCAAGGCCGAGGTCCCCTCCGAAGCCCCCGTCATCCTCACCCAGGACCCGGCCCTGGCCGAGACCCTGGCCCTTGCCCGGCGGGCCGCCGACAGCAAGGCCACCATCCTCATCCAGGCCGAAAGCGGCACCGGCAAGGAGCTCCTGGCCAAGCTCATCCACGCCTCCAGCCCCCGGCGCAAGGCGGCCTTCGTGGCCATCAACTGCGCCGCCATCCCCGAGAACCTCCTGGAATCCGAGCTCTTCGGCTTCGAGAAGGGGGCCTTCACGGGCGCCACCAGCGCCAAGGCGGGCCGGTTTGAGCAGGCCGACGGCGGCACCCTCGTGCTGGATGAAATCGGCGAACTGCCCCTGGCCCTCCAGGGCAAGATCCTGCGGGCCATCCAGGAACGGACGGTGGATCGCCTGGGCGGAAGCCGGCCCGTGGCCGTGGACGTGCGCCTCATCGCCCTCACCAACCGGGATCTGGCCACCGAAGTGAAGGAAGGCCGGTTCCGGGAGGACCTCTACTACCGCCTCAACGTGATTCCCCTGCGCCTGCCCCCCCTGCGGGAACGCACCGCCGACCTGGAGCTCCTGGCCCTGCATTTCGCCGAACGGTACGCCCGGGAGAACGACCGCCCCACCCCCCACCTGGCCCCCAGCTTCCGGGAGGCCCTCACCCGCCACCCCTGGCCCGGCAACATCCGGGAACTGGAAAACGCGGTCCAGCGCTGCGTGGTGCTGAACCCCAGCGACCTCCTCACCCACAAGGACCTGGCCTGGCTCCTGGATCCCGCCCAGATGGAGGGCCTCCCCGAGGACCCCCCCGAGCCGCCCCGGGAATCCCCCTTCCAGCGCCCCCTGGAGGAGGACCTGCCGGACCGCCCCGCCCCCGCCGGCGATTTCCGCATCGCCGACCCCGCCGAGCCCCTGAAGGGCGTGCCCCTGGGCACCCTGGTGGCCCTGCCCCTGGGCATCCCCCTGCCCGAGCTGGAGCGCTTCTGGCTGCTGTCCACCCTTTCGGCCCTGGAAGGCAACCGCACCCACTGCTCCCAGAAACTGGACATCGCCCTGCGGACCGTGAGGAACAAGATCAACGAATACCGGGACGCCGGTTACGAGATCCCCCTGAGCGGGCACGGCCGGGAGGACTAG
- a CDS encoding trans-sulfuration enzyme family protein — MTAKPQTRIFSHGYDPQRSEGAAVPPVFRTSTFIFKTAAEGKRAFEIAYGLDCAKAGESPALIYTRVNNPNSEILEDKVVVWDGAEAAALFSSGMGAISSTCLAFLKPGDTLLFSDPVYGGTEFFFRRVLPQFNIRTIPFPAGTPREELERMVKNDPTVKVIYIESPANPTMMLSDIRGAAEIAGRYSREDHRILTVVDNTFMGPIFSKPLALGADVILYSATKFLGGHSDLVAGVAMGSAALVGQIKVMRTILGSNSDPDTAWLIQRSLGTLQLRMEQQQASARRIVDFLLTHPKVQSVAYPGSPAMGEAQTALWRDQCTGTGSLIAFCVKGGEAEAFRVLDAVEHMKLAVSLGGIESLIEHPSSMTHSDMTPAEKAQAGITDNMIRMSVGLEDPQDLIADLAQALGA; from the coding sequence ATGACCGCCAAGCCGCAGACGCGCATCTTCTCCCACGGGTACGACCCCCAGCGCTCCGAAGGCGCCGCCGTGCCACCGGTGTTCCGCACCTCCACGTTCATCTTCAAGACGGCCGCCGAGGGCAAGCGCGCCTTCGAGATCGCCTACGGCCTGGATTGCGCCAAGGCCGGCGAGAGCCCGGCCCTCATCTACACCCGGGTGAACAACCCCAACAGCGAGATCCTGGAGGACAAGGTCGTGGTGTGGGACGGCGCCGAGGCCGCCGCCCTCTTCTCCTCGGGCATGGGCGCCATCTCCAGCACCTGCCTGGCCTTCCTGAAGCCCGGCGATACGCTGCTGTTCTCGGACCCGGTGTACGGCGGGACGGAATTCTTCTTCCGCCGCGTGCTCCCCCAGTTCAACATCCGCACCATCCCGTTCCCCGCCGGCACCCCCCGGGAGGAACTGGAGCGCATGGTGAAGAACGACCCCACCGTCAAGGTCATCTACATCGAGTCCCCGGCCAATCCCACGATGATGCTCTCGGATATCCGGGGCGCCGCGGAGATCGCAGGCCGGTACTCCCGGGAGGACCACCGCATCCTGACCGTGGTGGACAACACCTTCATGGGACCCATCTTCAGCAAGCCCCTCGCCCTGGGCGCGGACGTGATCCTCTATTCGGCCACCAAGTTCCTGGGCGGACATTCCGACCTGGTGGCGGGGGTGGCCATGGGCAGCGCCGCCCTGGTGGGCCAGATCAAGGTCATGCGCACCATCCTGGGCTCCAACTCCGACCCGGACACCGCCTGGCTCATCCAGCGCTCCCTGGGCACCCTCCAGCTGCGCATGGAGCAGCAGCAGGCCAGTGCCCGGCGCATCGTGGACTTCCTGCTCACCCACCCCAAGGTCCAGAGCGTGGCCTATCCCGGCAGCCCCGCCATGGGCGAGGCCCAGACGGCCCTCTGGCGGGACCAGTGCACCGGCACCGGGAGCCTCATCGCCTTCTGCGTGAAGGGCGGCGAAGCCGAGGCCTTCCGGGTGCTGGACGCCGTGGAGCACATGAAGCTGGCCGTGAGCCTCGGGGGCATCGAAAGCCTCATCGAGCACCCCTCCTCCATGACCCACTCCGACATGACCCCTGCCGAGAAGGCCCAGGCCGGCATCACCGACAACATGATCCGCATGTCCGTGGGCCTGGAGGATCCCCAGGACCTCATCGCCGACCTCGCCCAGGCCCTTGGGGCCTGA
- a CDS encoding ribosome maturation factor RimM: MFLLGHLAKVQGLKGEFLLHELMDEPEKLDGMAGLVLAPPSLDLETAAPAAPARPVRVRSFRFHQDRACVSFEDIPDRTAAEPFKGWAIWAPDAAVTLPEGETFRHAWIGCQVYVHGALAGEVLRLDPTPMGYDMVVLKDLRPGRTGQRDVPYIKAWWQVDLEARRLDLDPPPGLLDLDLD, translated from the coding sequence ATGTTCCTCCTGGGCCACCTCGCCAAGGTGCAGGGCCTCAAGGGCGAATTCCTGCTGCACGAGCTCATGGACGAGCCGGAAAAGCTGGACGGCATGGCCGGCCTGGTGCTGGCGCCCCCGTCCCTGGACCTGGAGACCGCCGCCCCCGCCGCCCCCGCGCGGCCGGTGCGGGTGCGTTCCTTCCGGTTCCACCAGGACCGCGCCTGCGTGTCCTTCGAGGACATTCCCGACCGCACCGCCGCCGAGCCCTTCAAGGGCTGGGCCATCTGGGCCCCCGACGCGGCGGTCACCCTGCCCGAAGGCGAAACCTTCCGCCATGCGTGGATCGGCTGCCAGGTGTACGTGCACGGCGCCCTGGCGGGCGAGGTGCTGCGCCTGGACCCCACCCCCATGGGGTACGACATGGTGGTCCTCAAGGATCTCCGCCCCGGGCGCACCGGCCAGCGGGACGTTCCCTACATCAAGGCCTGGTGGCAGGTGGATCTGGAGGCGCGCCGCCTGGATCTGGACCCGCCCCCGGGGCTGCTGGACCTGGACCTGGACTGA
- a CDS encoding thioredoxin domain-containing protein, whose protein sequence is MANRLAQCTSPYLLQHARNPVEWNPWDAESLERARKEDKPIFLSIGYSACHWCHVMERESFEDAAVAAELNAHFIPIKVDREERPDLDDLYMGAVQAITGRGGWPMSVWLTPDLKPFYGGTYYPPTPRHGLPAFLQLLESIRGAWSAQRPHLESDAASLLAALDRDPPPAAALPTGEPVRRALETLERAFDPRWGGFGPAPKFPQPTGLELLLRHGSGADRARALRTLDAMAEGGIFDHLGGGFARYSVDAQWLVPHFEKMLYDNALLASCYLEAFQLTGEPRYRDTAVATLDYLLRDLRDPSGGFHSSEDADSEGEEGRFYVFTPAQIEGILGADAPRFCQAYGISAEGCFEHGASVLHRFEAGGATAEDLRARVLAFRDTRPRPGKDDKVLAGWNGLALSALARGHQALGEPRFLEAAGALADFLRAELWRDGGLLRTWRRGHGHTPGFLEDYGAVACGLVDLYEAGFDARRLRWAFELGEILLERFQDPGGGFFGSIARPDLLVRQKPFQDGAVPSGNTLAARALLALARHFDHDPFRRAAEGALRAAAPLLERAPAAVTGMAGVLASALAPGPEVVIAGDPGDPRVRALVAAAHGAPRAGGILSLVEADPALPLHRDRRGTEPAAFVCRQGVCEAPVTDPLRLRDRLTN, encoded by the coding sequence ATGGCGAACCGTCTCGCGCAGTGCACCAGCCCCTACCTCCTCCAGCATGCCCGCAATCCCGTGGAATGGAATCCCTGGGACGCCGAAAGCCTGGAGCGGGCCCGGAAGGAGGACAAGCCGATCTTCCTGAGCATCGGGTACAGCGCCTGCCACTGGTGCCACGTCATGGAGCGGGAGTCCTTCGAGGACGCCGCCGTGGCGGCGGAGCTCAACGCCCATTTCATCCCCATCAAGGTGGACCGGGAGGAGCGCCCGGACCTGGACGACCTCTACATGGGCGCGGTGCAGGCCATTACCGGCCGGGGCGGCTGGCCCATGAGCGTCTGGCTCACCCCGGACCTCAAGCCCTTCTACGGCGGCACCTACTACCCCCCCACGCCCCGCCACGGCCTCCCGGCCTTCCTGCAGCTCCTGGAGAGCATCCGGGGCGCTTGGAGCGCCCAGCGCCCCCACCTGGAAAGCGACGCTGCGAGCCTCCTGGCCGCCCTGGACCGGGATCCGCCCCCGGCCGCCGCCCTGCCCACCGGGGAGCCCGTGCGCCGCGCCCTGGAAACCCTGGAACGGGCCTTCGACCCCCGGTGGGGCGGCTTCGGCCCGGCCCCCAAGTTCCCCCAGCCCACCGGCCTGGAACTGCTCCTGCGCCACGGGTCCGGGGCGGACCGGGCCCGGGCCCTCCGGACCCTGGACGCCATGGCCGAGGGCGGGATCTTCGACCACCTGGGCGGCGGCTTCGCCCGGTACAGCGTGGACGCCCAGTGGCTGGTGCCCCACTTCGAGAAGATGCTCTACGACAACGCCCTGCTGGCCTCCTGCTACCTGGAGGCCTTCCAGCTCACCGGCGAACCCCGGTACCGGGACACCGCGGTGGCCACCCTGGACTACCTGCTCCGGGACCTGCGGGACCCCTCCGGCGGTTTCCACTCCAGCGAGGACGCCGACAGCGAGGGCGAGGAGGGCCGCTTCTACGTCTTCACCCCGGCCCAGATCGAAGGCATCCTCGGCGCGGACGCGCCGCGCTTCTGCCAGGCCTACGGCATCAGCGCCGAAGGCTGCTTCGAGCACGGGGCCAGCGTCCTCCACCGCTTCGAGGCCGGGGGCGCCACCGCGGAGGACCTGCGGGCCCGGGTGCTGGCCTTCCGCGACACCCGGCCGCGCCCCGGCAAGGACGACAAGGTCCTGGCGGGCTGGAACGGCCTGGCCCTCAGCGCCCTGGCCCGGGGCCACCAGGCGCTGGGGGAGCCCCGGTTCCTGGAAGCCGCCGGGGCCCTGGCGGACTTCCTGCGCGCCGAACTGTGGCGGGACGGCGGCCTCCTGCGCACCTGGCGGCGGGGCCACGGGCACACCCCGGGTTTCCTGGAGGATTACGGGGCCGTGGCCTGCGGCCTGGTGGACCTCTACGAGGCCGGCTTCGACGCCCGGCGCCTGCGCTGGGCCTTCGAACTGGGGGAGATCCTCCTGGAGCGGTTCCAGGATCCCGGGGGGGGCTTTTTCGGGAGCATCGCCCGCCCGGACCTCCTGGTGCGCCAGAAGCCCTTCCAGGACGGCGCGGTGCCCTCGGGGAACACCCTGGCCGCCCGGGCCCTCCTGGCCCTGGCCCGGCACTTCGACCACGACCCCTTCCGCCGGGCCGCCGAAGGCGCCCTGCGGGCCGCGGCGCCCCTCCTGGAGCGGGCCCCGGCCGCCGTCACGGGCATGGCCGGCGTCCTGGCCTCGGCCCTGGCGCCGGGGCCCGAGGTGGTCATCGCCGGCGACCCGGGGGATCCCCGGGTGCGGGCCCTGGTGGCCGCGGCCCACGGGGCCCCGCGGGCGGGGGGGATCCTCTCCCTGGTGGAGGCCGACCCCGCCCTGCCCCTGCACCGGGACCGCCGGGGCACGGAACCGGCGGCCTTCGTCTGCCGCCAGGGCGTCTGCGAGGCCCCGGTCACCGATCCGCTCCGGCTCAGGGATCGGTTGACAAATTAA
- a CDS encoding amino acid permease, producing MFKHLFLLKSPAHFRREAAEPESGGTRRTLGLFSLIMLGLGLVVGAGIFTVPGIAAARYAGPGIIYSFLIAGFLCVVAGLCYAEMAGMLPEAGSAYAYSYATLGEFTAWIIGWDLCLEYGVGAVLVSVSWSGYLLSLVRDTLGVALPDLVLRLCCGPLEGVTLASGAWVQGLWNVPATVLPALLTLVLARSMKGGARLNNAIVCLKILIVLVFVALGIGLVSRANLVADPGAPGLLALVPARESVLVGGREVARYGWTGGGVLTGVGVVFLAYIGFDAVSTTGREARNPTRDVPLGILATVGLSTLLYVLVALVLTGIVPFRELGSEPIAHGIDRITQLRSWGPGAATGLAIFVKAGALAGLASGVLVTLMGQARILFAMGRDGLLPWFGRADPRTGSPRVATLATGTLVALAAGVLPLTLLSELVSIGTLMAFSLVCIGVPILRRTQPGTERPFRIPCPWFLGTLGAATGAFLMVQMPAETWFRLLVWLYLGFGLYFLQGRRNSRLQREAGTAFGSPWQDLFSISVHVGAAAAAYWAFTHGGHPLLGSMAALLAAWTLHALVGNAPSAPA from the coding sequence TTGTTCAAGCATTTGTTCCTTTTGAAATCCCCGGCCCATTTCCGGCGGGAGGCCGCGGAACCGGAAAGCGGAGGGACCCGCCGGACCCTGGGGCTCTTCAGCCTGATCATGCTGGGGCTGGGGCTGGTGGTGGGGGCGGGCATCTTTACCGTGCCGGGGATCGCGGCGGCCCGGTACGCGGGGCCGGGGATCATCTACAGCTTCCTCATCGCCGGCTTCCTTTGCGTGGTGGCGGGACTCTGCTATGCGGAAATGGCGGGCATGCTACCGGAGGCGGGTTCGGCCTACGCGTACAGCTACGCCACCCTGGGCGAATTCACGGCCTGGATCATCGGCTGGGACCTCTGCCTGGAATACGGCGTGGGGGCGGTGCTGGTGAGCGTGTCGTGGTCCGGCTACCTGCTGTCCCTTGTTCGCGACACCCTGGGGGTGGCCCTGCCCGACCTCGTCCTGCGGCTCTGCTGCGGTCCCCTGGAGGGGGTGACCCTGGCCTCGGGCGCCTGGGTCCAGGGGCTCTGGAACGTGCCCGCCACCGTGCTTCCGGCCCTCCTCACCCTGGTGCTGGCCCGGAGCATGAAGGGGGGCGCGCGCCTCAACAACGCCATCGTCTGCCTCAAGATCCTCATCGTCCTGGTCTTCGTGGCCCTGGGCATCGGCCTGGTGAGCCGGGCCAACCTGGTGGCCGATCCGGGGGCCCCGGGGCTCCTGGCCCTGGTGCCCGCCCGGGAGTCCGTCCTGGTGGGCGGACGGGAAGTGGCCCGGTACGGCTGGACCGGCGGCGGCGTCCTCACGGGCGTGGGGGTGGTCTTCCTCGCCTACATCGGCTTCGACGCCGTGAGCACCACGGGCCGGGAGGCCAGGAACCCCACCCGGGACGTGCCCCTGGGCATCCTGGCCACCGTGGGCCTCAGCACCCTGCTCTACGTGCTGGTGGCCCTGGTGCTCACGGGCATCGTGCCCTTCCGGGAACTGGGCTCCGAGCCCATCGCCCACGGCATCGACCGCATCACCCAGCTCCGGTCCTGGGGACCCGGGGCCGCCACCGGCCTGGCCATCTTCGTCAAGGCGGGGGCCCTGGCGGGCCTGGCCAGCGGCGTGCTGGTCACCCTCATGGGCCAGGCCCGCATCCTCTTCGCCATGGGCCGGGATGGCCTGCTGCCCTGGTTCGGCCGGGCGGATCCGCGCACGGGCTCGCCCCGGGTGGCCACCCTCGCCACGGGCACCCTGGTGGCCCTGGCCGCCGGGGTCCTCCCCCTGACCCTGCTGAGCGAGTTGGTGTCCATCGGCACCCTCATGGCCTTCAGCCTGGTGTGCATCGGGGTGCCCATCCTGCGAAGGACCCAGCCCGGAACCGAACGCCCCTTCCGCATCCCGTGCCCCTGGTTCCTGGGCACCCTCGGCGCCGCCACCGGGGCCTTCCTCATGGTCCAGATGCCCGCGGAGACCTGGTTCCGGCTCCTGGTGTGGCTGTACCTGGGCTTCGGCCTCTACTTCCTGCAGGGCCGGCGGAACAGCCGGCTCCAGCGGGAGGCGGGGACCGCCTTCGGCAGCCCCTGGCAGGATCTCTTTTCCATCTCCGTGCACGTGGGGGCCGCGGCGGCGGCGTACTGGGCCTTCACCCACGGCGGGCACCCGCTCCTGGGGTCCATGGCCGCGCTGCTGGCGGCCTGGACCCTCCACGCCCTGGTGGGCAACGCCCCTTCGGCTCCGGCCTGA
- a CDS encoding KH domain-containing protein yields the protein MNFEAFVTDVLSPILDHPEALRVEVKEGGRKLDVLIFAEARDRGRIIGKGGRMITSLRTLAKVAGEKAGLTVNLELFDGDELPAKAGE from the coding sequence ATGAACTTTGAAGCATTTGTTACCGATGTGCTGTCCCCCATCCTGGACCACCCCGAGGCGCTGCGGGTGGAGGTGAAGGAGGGCGGGCGCAAGCTCGACGTGCTCATCTTCGCCGAGGCCCGGGACCGGGGCCGCATCATCGGCAAGGGCGGGCGCATGATCACCTCCCTGCGCACCCTCGCCAAGGTCGCCGGCGAGAAGGCGGGCCTCACCGTGAACCTCGAACTGTTCGACGGCGACGAGCTTCCCGCCAAGGCCGGGGAATAA
- the rpsP gene encoding 30S ribosomal protein S16, with protein MLSIRLARNGAKKRPFYHIVVSENDRIPTGRAIEVLGFVNPIAQNGETVRIDADKAKAWIAKGAQPSKTVLELFKKNSIL; from the coding sequence ATGCTCTCTATCCGTCTCGCCCGCAACGGCGCCAAGAAGCGGCCCTTCTACCACATCGTCGTGTCCGAGAACGACCGCATCCCCACCGGCCGCGCCATCGAGGTCCTGGGCTTCGTGAACCCCATCGCCCAGAACGGCGAGACGGTGCGCATCGACGCCGACAAGGCCAAGGCCTGGATCGCCAAGGGCGCCCAGCCCTCCAAGACCGTCCTGGAACTCTTCAAGAAGAATTCCATCCTGTAA
- the ffh gene encoding signal recognition particle protein — protein sequence MFETLSDKLSRAMKSLRGQSRLSEKNIEEALRDVRMALLEADVHVQVAKAFLQRVKEKALGVEVLNGLNPAQQFIDVVYQELTAIMGGQAPERPLDMAAKPPTVVMMVGLQGSGKTTTCGKLAKYLKKNGHSPLLVPADVYRPAAIEQLHVVAKDAGVPSFRTDSMEPVAICKAAMQEAVLKGWDVVILDTAGRLHLDDVLMNELAAIKDACGPTEILFVADAMTGQDAVRSAGAFHEKLATTGVVLTKADGDTRGGAAFSIRHITGTAIKFVGSGERLDDFERFHPDRMAQRILGMGDVLTLIEHAKDTIDEKDAERMAQRLVKNQFTLEDMRNQFQQIQKMGSMQKIIGMLPGMGKMKEQIESVATDKRIKHLEAILNSMTPRERQNHNLLDARRKRRIAAGCGRPVHEINQLLKQYLQMKKMMSQMNNPGFMKRMQAMQGMQNPPFSL from the coding sequence ATGTTCGAAACCCTGTCCGATAAACTCAGCCGCGCGATGAAGTCCCTCCGGGGGCAGAGCCGGCTGTCCGAGAAGAACATCGAGGAGGCCCTCCGGGACGTGCGCATGGCGCTCCTGGAAGCGGACGTGCATGTGCAGGTGGCCAAGGCCTTCCTGCAGCGGGTCAAGGAGAAGGCCCTGGGCGTGGAGGTCCTGAACGGCCTCAACCCGGCCCAGCAGTTCATCGACGTGGTGTACCAGGAACTCACCGCCATCATGGGCGGCCAGGCTCCCGAACGCCCCCTGGACATGGCCGCCAAGCCGCCCACGGTGGTGATGATGGTGGGCCTCCAGGGTTCCGGCAAGACCACCACCTGCGGCAAGCTCGCCAAGTACCTCAAGAAGAACGGCCATTCCCCCCTGCTGGTGCCCGCGGACGTGTACCGCCCGGCCGCCATCGAGCAGCTGCACGTGGTGGCCAAGGACGCGGGCGTGCCCAGCTTCCGCACGGATTCCATGGAGCCGGTGGCCATCTGCAAGGCCGCCATGCAGGAGGCCGTCCTCAAGGGCTGGGACGTGGTGATCCTGGACACCGCCGGCCGCCTCCACCTGGACGACGTCCTCATGAATGAGCTGGCGGCCATCAAGGACGCCTGCGGCCCCACCGAGATCCTCTTCGTGGCCGACGCCATGACCGGCCAGGACGCCGTGCGCTCCGCCGGCGCCTTCCACGAGAAGCTGGCCACCACCGGCGTCGTCCTCACCAAGGCCGACGGCGACACCCGGGGCGGCGCGGCCTTCAGCATCCGGCACATCACCGGCACCGCCATCAAGTTCGTGGGGTCGGGCGAAAGGCTGGACGACTTCGAGCGCTTCCACCCGGACCGCATGGCCCAGCGCATCCTCGGCATGGGCGACGTGCTCACCCTCATCGAGCACGCCAAGGACACCATCGACGAGAAGGACGCCGAGCGCATGGCCCAGCGCCTGGTGAAGAACCAGTTCACCCTCGAGGACATGCGGAACCAGTTCCAGCAGATCCAGAAGATGGGCTCCATGCAGAAGATCATCGGCATGCTCCCGGGCATGGGGAAGATGAAGGAGCAGATCGAATCCGTGGCCACGGACAAGCGCATCAAGCACCTGGAAGCCATCCTCAATTCCATGACCCCGCGCGAGCGGCAGAACCACAATCTCCTGGACGCCCGGCGCAAGCGGCGCATCGCCGCCGGCTGCGGCCGCCCCGTCCACGAAATAAATCAGCTTCTCAAACAGTACCTGCAGATGAAGAAGATGATGTCCCAGATGAACAACCCCGGTTTCATGAAGCGGATGCAGGCCATGCAGGGCATGCAGAATCCGCCCTTTTCACTCTAA